A region from the Xanthocytophaga agilis genome encodes:
- a CDS encoding glycosyltransferase: MSKNDNLRMVSILIAARNEEHTILRCLQSIDQLTYPRDQWEVWIGDDDSQDQTHTLIEGFICNKPNFHLLRITNTLGNARGKANVLAHLAQQAQGDYFLITDADVAVSSHWIQCMLAPCQGQVGVVTGITIPTYTNIWTALQAIDWVYALYIIEKLSHWQIPATAMGNNMLVTRASYEATGGYETIPFSITEDYQLFKEILDRRYTFRQVYTHEALALTLPISTIPAWLQQRKRWAHGALQTPWYIRLPLLAPVFFWIILLILAITQPWLSILLWIGSMLIQTLVAVAGIHRLKQQKLYWSSILFPLYFQFGTLATLIYYYIPVKTIWKGRVYE; encoded by the coding sequence TTGTCTAAAAATGACAATTTGCGTATGGTCTCTATTCTGATTGCAGCACGAAATGAGGAACACACCATTCTCCGCTGTCTGCAATCCATAGATCAACTCACATATCCCAGAGACCAATGGGAAGTATGGATTGGCGATGATGATTCTCAGGACCAGACACATACACTGATAGAAGGCTTTATTTGCAACAAACCTAACTTTCATCTTCTACGCATCACAAACACACTGGGTAATGCCAGAGGAAAGGCCAATGTATTAGCTCATCTGGCCCAACAAGCTCAAGGAGACTATTTTCTGATAACAGATGCTGATGTCGCGGTTTCTTCTCACTGGATACAGTGCATGCTGGCACCTTGTCAAGGTCAGGTAGGGGTTGTTACAGGCATTACCATTCCTACATATACCAACATCTGGACAGCACTACAAGCCATTGACTGGGTATATGCATTGTATATTATAGAAAAGTTGTCCCACTGGCAGATTCCAGCTACTGCTATGGGTAACAATATGCTGGTAACCCGTGCCAGTTATGAGGCTACAGGAGGTTACGAAACCATTCCTTTTTCAATTACAGAAGATTACCAATTATTCAAAGAGATATTGGACCGTCGATATACCTTTCGACAAGTATATACTCATGAGGCATTAGCCCTCACACTGCCAATTTCGACCATACCAGCCTGGCTACAACAACGAAAGAGATGGGCACATGGAGCCTTGCAAACTCCCTGGTATATCCGGTTACCGTTGCTGGCACCTGTTTTCTTCTGGATTATACTTTTGATACTGGCAATAACTCAGCCATGGCTATCTATTCTTTTATGGATAGGAAGTATGCTTATCCAGACCTTAGTAGCAGTAGCAGGCATTCACCGTTTAAAACAACAGAAATTATATTGGTCTAGTATCTTGTTCCCTTTGTATTTCCAATTTGGTACACTGGCAACATTGATTTATTACTATATACCTGTTAAAACTATTTGGAAAGGACGGGTATATGAATGA
- a CDS encoding TatD family hydrolase, whose protein sequence is MQFVDTHAHIYGDQFTNDRETMLKRTFDAGVTKIFMPNVDSTSIDGMLALEDHYPDQCFSMMGVHPCSIEADFEKELKIAEDWLGKREFVAIGEIGLDYYWSTEFVEQQKEALKIQVSWAKKYDLPIVIHCRDSFRDTVAVLEETGLTGVTGIFHCFSGTLEDAQIAIEMGFKLGIGGVSTFKNGGLDKVIPFVDLQHLVLETDSPYLAPVPYRGKRNETSYIPLIAQRVADLKEVSVATVAEATTQNALLLFGVKA, encoded by the coding sequence ATGCAATTTGTAGATACACACGCCCACATTTATGGAGACCAGTTTACTAACGACCGGGAGACAATGCTCAAACGGACGTTTGATGCGGGTGTGACAAAGATTTTTATGCCCAATGTAGACAGCACATCCATTGATGGCATGCTAGCCTTAGAAGACCACTACCCTGATCAGTGTTTCTCTATGATGGGAGTACATCCCTGTAGCATAGAAGCAGACTTTGAGAAAGAATTAAAGATTGCAGAAGACTGGCTTGGTAAACGAGAGTTCGTGGCTATTGGTGAAATCGGACTAGACTATTACTGGTCTACGGAATTTGTAGAACAACAAAAAGAAGCATTAAAAATACAGGTTAGCTGGGCGAAAAAATACGATCTACCAATTGTCATTCATTGTAGAGACTCATTTAGAGATACTGTAGCAGTATTGGAAGAAACCGGGCTTACAGGGGTCACAGGAATTTTCCATTGTTTCTCAGGCACTCTGGAAGATGCCCAGATAGCTATTGAAATGGGATTTAAACTGGGGATCGGCGGAGTGTCTACTTTTAAAAACGGAGGTTTGGACAAGGTAATTCCTTTTGTAGACCTGCAGCATCTGGTACTGGAAACAGACAGTCCCTATCTTGCACCTGTCCCATATAGGGGTAAACGCAATGAAACCAGCTATATCCCGTTGATTGCTCAACGGGTAGCAGATCTGAAAGAAGTTTCTGTAGCCACTGTAGCGGAAGCAACTACACAAAATGCACTTTTATTATTTGGAGTAAAGGCATAA
- a CDS encoding asparaginase yields MYSTICVHTPAKTGASILMIYTGGTLGMAYDTNGQLKPFDFGQILQNLPEIDRFDFTLTVIAFDVPIDSSNVTPAHWIEWARIIEQNYALHDGFVILHGTDTMAYSASALSFLLKGLNKPVIFTGAQLPIGSIRTDARENMITALEIASGRNEHNQPQVSEVCIYFHSRLLRGNRAKKVESTQFDAFYSENYPPLAEAGISIDFRPALMRPFVVEANLQVQKHMDDRVAILKIFPGISRSVVESVLNIPDLQAIVLETYGSGNAHTDTWFTECLSKAIQRGIVILNVSQCLGGTVLQGRYSTSKHLLDIGVIGGGDITTEAAITKLMYLAGSGLSKTDWQPLLTTSICGEIS; encoded by the coding sequence ATGTATTCAACAATTTGTGTACATACCCCTGCCAAAACAGGAGCATCCATCCTTATGATCTATACAGGAGGTACTCTGGGAATGGCTTATGATACTAATGGCCAACTCAAGCCTTTTGACTTTGGGCAAATCCTTCAAAATCTTCCAGAAATTGACCGTTTTGATTTCACCTTAACCGTCATTGCTTTTGATGTACCTATAGATTCATCTAATGTAACACCAGCTCACTGGATTGAATGGGCTCGAATTATTGAACAAAACTATGCACTACATGATGGTTTTGTAATATTGCATGGTACAGATACAATGGCCTATAGTGCCTCAGCCCTCAGCTTCTTATTAAAAGGCTTGAATAAACCTGTTATTTTTACAGGGGCTCAGTTGCCAATAGGTTCCATTCGTACAGATGCCCGTGAGAATATGATCACTGCTTTGGAAATAGCTTCTGGCCGAAATGAACACAATCAACCACAAGTATCAGAAGTATGTATCTATTTTCACAGTCGCTTACTGAGAGGCAACCGAGCTAAGAAAGTAGAAAGTACTCAATTCGATGCTTTTTATTCTGAGAATTATCCCCCACTGGCTGAGGCAGGTATATCGATTGACTTCCGTCCAGCATTGATGCGTCCATTTGTAGTTGAAGCAAACTTGCAAGTTCAAAAACACATGGATGATCGGGTAGCTATTCTCAAAATATTTCCTGGTATCAGTCGCTCTGTAGTCGAAAGCGTATTAAATATCCCAGACCTACAGGCGATTGTATTAGAAACCTATGGTTCAGGCAATGCACACACTGATACATGGTTTACTGAATGTTTATCCAAAGCTATCCAACGAGGCATTGTCATTCTGAATGTTTCTCAATGTTTGGGAGGTACCGTATTGCAAGGAAGATACTCTACGAGTAAACATCTATTAGACATTGGAGTGATAGGTGGAGGTGATATTACCACCGAGGCTGCTATTACAAAACTTATGTATCTGGCAGGTTCTGGTCTCTCTAAAACTGACTGGCAACCTTTACTAACAACCTCTATTTGTGGTGAGATAAGTTGA
- a CDS encoding MCP four helix bundle domain-containing protein, translating into MEKSTNNRSTLRLTVLIASLLGLILTSIFLSRRSVNQIQETSASIYKDRLVPTAIIASLNSKVYQKRLLLESYVLGKTDSGGSVMGSTINRLNRQIDSLLIEYDKTKLTSKEAGQYTLLKQRLSLYNQLEEEITAKLVNQPKEQQALFVGTAHTAFGQVAQTLTELSSLQLTVGERLLNQSRGQANYMYVLTALQIGLVLIVGLNLFWQRY; encoded by the coding sequence ATGGAAAAATCAACTAATAACCGTTCAACGCTACGTCTTACTGTATTGATTGCTAGTCTGTTGGGACTGATTCTAACCAGCATTTTTTTAAGCCGTCGTAGTGTAAATCAAATTCAGGAAACATCAGCTTCCATTTACAAGGATCGCTTGGTTCCAACTGCAATTATTGCCAGTCTAAATTCAAAAGTTTACCAGAAACGGCTACTGCTCGAATCCTATGTGCTAGGTAAAACTGATTCAGGTGGAAGCGTTATGGGATCAACCATTAATCGTCTTAACCGCCAGATAGACTCTTTGCTGATCGAATATGACAAGACCAAATTAACATCTAAAGAAGCTGGCCAATACACTTTGTTAAAACAACGGCTATCCCTTTATAATCAGTTAGAAGAGGAGATAACAGCCAAATTAGTTAACCAACCAAAGGAACAGCAAGCCTTATTTGTAGGTACTGCCCATACCGCATTTGGCCAAGTAGCCCAAACTCTGACAGAGCTATCAAGCTTGCAGTTAACTGTAGGAGAGCGACTACTAAACCAGTCGAGAGGTCAGGCTAACTATATGTATGTACTGACTGCCCTACAGATTGGCCTTGTGCTGATAGTTGGACTTAATCTCTTCTGGCAGAGATATTAG
- a CDS encoding ABC transporter permease: MPSQCVISYGTAYHHLFGKKYNMKEQHHPPFWAQRFIAWYCKPELAEDLIGDLNEYFERNVQTIGPHRAKLIYTIDALKFLRSYTIQRPKFANLFINWIMIRSYIKTSGRNVMRNKLFSSINIVGLAISMSVGLLLIAFVLDLHSYDRFHKNGERIYRITNILTSNNEQSSKFASTSIKTGKLIRQKVTGIEDVTIVRDFSQDAKVGDNILPVKGYWAEPSLFRIFTFPMLEGNRDKALKDPYSIVLTETTARKLFGNESALGKAIQFDTLTYQVTGVMKDVPFFSHINFEALVSLSTAEQLNKSDRNFEKWTNMGLNYVYLLLSQNTNMAAIQSQLNVIAKEENLAQENSRIQLELLPLYEIVVGENLRDMRGSVRVHMPPVMLWILGGLALVVILSACFNYTNLSIARAMRRFKEVGIRKAIGAGKSQIRQQFLTEAIMISLASLILSFFIFLVLRPQLIDLAPEMQRTVKLEITSSMIVTFVIFSVTVGVIAGFMPAIFFSKISAINALRNVSSVKVYKHITLRRALVVIQYTFTLIFITTTAIGYVQYKNILAFDLGFNTENILNINMQGNKPDALLKELSEIPEVTALSRSLIITSVGNAWGGYMKYKDSHDSVLVLTNNIDENYLTLHDYKLIAGGNFMAHPTTTAAASEVIVNQQVLKRFNIANNNPEEAIGEEITFSNAQGHGRKMTIVGVMKDFHYGKVNNLIEPVAFMPWTPEDRTIINAKIKSTDMLATMAKIESTWKKIDRIHPFQAEFYEEAIEDAYSEFSSMIKIIGFLSFLAISIASMGLFGMVVFTTETRLKEISIRKVMGASSSNLIYLLSRDFLLLLSISALIALPVTYFFFKNVILTNFPYHTPVQIAELFVGLLTVLFIAFIMIGSQTMKAARSNPAKILKSE; the protein is encoded by the coding sequence ATGCCAAGTCAATGCGTGATCAGTTATGGGACAGCATACCATCACTTGTTTGGGAAAAAGTATAACATGAAAGAGCAACACCATCCACCTTTTTGGGCACAGCGGTTTATAGCGTGGTATTGTAAGCCCGAACTCGCAGAGGATCTTATTGGAGATCTTAACGAATACTTTGAGCGGAATGTACAGACCATTGGGCCACATCGCGCAAAGTTAATTTACACTATTGATGCTTTAAAGTTCTTGAGAAGTTATACGATACAAAGACCAAAATTTGCCAACCTTTTTATCAACTGGATCATGATCAGAAGCTACATCAAAACATCGGGACGCAATGTAATGCGCAACAAATTGTTCTCATCTATCAATATTGTTGGCCTTGCGATCAGTATGTCCGTCGGATTATTACTGATCGCGTTTGTGCTGGACCTGCATTCATATGATAGATTCCATAAGAACGGTGAGAGGATCTATCGCATCACCAATATATTAACTTCGAATAATGAACAAAGTAGCAAGTTTGCATCCACTTCTATAAAAACCGGAAAGCTTATCCGACAAAAAGTGACAGGTATTGAAGATGTAACTATTGTGCGAGACTTTTCGCAGGATGCTAAAGTTGGCGACAATATCCTCCCTGTTAAGGGCTACTGGGCGGAGCCATCGCTGTTCAGAATATTTACATTTCCTATGTTGGAAGGTAATCGAGACAAGGCGCTGAAAGACCCTTACTCAATTGTTCTCACAGAGACAACTGCAAGAAAACTATTCGGCAACGAATCAGCACTTGGTAAGGCAATTCAATTCGATACACTTACTTATCAGGTAACTGGTGTAATGAAGGATGTTCCTTTCTTTTCACATATTAATTTCGAAGCATTGGTATCATTATCAACAGCTGAGCAGCTCAACAAAAGCGACAGGAACTTCGAAAAATGGACGAATATGGGGTTAAACTATGTGTACCTGCTGCTATCACAAAATACCAATATGGCTGCCATTCAGTCCCAACTCAACGTAATTGCAAAAGAGGAGAATCTTGCCCAGGAAAACTCCAGAATACAACTTGAGCTTCTTCCTTTATATGAGATTGTAGTTGGAGAGAATCTCCGGGATATGCGTGGTTCCGTGCGGGTTCATATGCCTCCGGTTATGCTTTGGATATTGGGAGGACTTGCCCTTGTTGTAATATTATCTGCCTGTTTCAACTATACTAACCTTTCAATCGCACGTGCCATGCGCCGCTTTAAAGAAGTTGGGATTCGCAAAGCTATCGGTGCCGGTAAGAGCCAGATACGGCAGCAGTTTCTTACAGAGGCAATCATGATTTCTCTGGCGTCTCTTATTCTTTCGTTTTTCATCTTTCTTGTATTGAGACCACAGTTGATAGACCTGGCTCCGGAGATGCAGCGTACAGTAAAACTTGAGATCACTTCCTCTATGATCGTAACCTTTGTTATCTTTTCTGTTACAGTAGGTGTTATTGCTGGCTTTATGCCAGCTATATTCTTTTCGAAAATCAGTGCAATCAATGCACTCAGAAATGTGTCGTCTGTAAAAGTATACAAACACATAACACTCAGGCGTGCTTTAGTGGTTATTCAATACACATTCACACTGATCTTTATTACAACAACTGCCATTGGTTATGTACAGTACAAAAACATACTCGCATTTGATCTCGGATTCAACACTGAAAATATCCTTAATATCAATATGCAGGGTAATAAACCTGATGCGCTTCTTAAAGAACTGAGCGAAATACCAGAAGTAACCGCATTGTCCCGGTCGTTAATAATTACCAGCGTTGGGAATGCTTGGGGCGGCTATATGAAATATAAAGACTCGCACGACTCTGTATTGGTCCTTACCAACAACATCGACGAAAATTATCTGACTCTGCATGACTATAAGCTTATTGCTGGAGGAAATTTTATGGCACATCCCACTACAACCGCAGCTGCCTCAGAAGTGATCGTTAATCAACAAGTTTTAAAAAGATTTAACATTGCCAACAACAACCCCGAAGAAGCAATAGGGGAAGAGATTACATTCAGTAATGCCCAAGGACATGGACGCAAAATGACTATTGTTGGAGTAATGAAAGACTTTCACTATGGCAAGGTCAACAACCTAATCGAGCCTGTAGCCTTTATGCCATGGACACCCGAAGACAGGACAATCATTAATGCCAAAATAAAAAGTACCGACATGCTTGCGACCATGGCTAAGATTGAGTCCACATGGAAGAAGATTGATCGTATTCATCCATTTCAAGCTGAATTCTATGAAGAAGCGATAGAAGATGCTTATAGTGAATTTTCCTCCATGATCAAGATTATTGGCTTCCTTTCCTTTCTCGCTATTTCTATCGCATCGATGGGGTTGTTCGGAATGGTGGTATTTACAACTGAAACAAGACTAAAAGAGATCAGCATCCGCAAAGTGATGGGTGCAAGTTCGAGCAATCTTATATATTTGCTGAGCCGTGATTTTCTATTGCTGTTGTCAATATCGGCACTTATTGCTTTACCAGTAACTTACTTCTTCTTCAAAAATGTTATACTTACAAATTTTCCCTATCACACACCTGTGCAAATCGCTGAGCTATTTGTTGGCTTGTTAACCGTATTGTTTATCGCATTCATTATGATTGGCTCGCAGACAATGAAAGCTGCCAGAAGTAATCCCGCGAAGATTCTGAAGAGTGAATAA
- a CDS encoding PadR family transcriptional regulator, which yields MKGTNLGEFEELVLLTVVALMEDAYSVAICDELSNLTGRSIKLGVVHAVLNRLEEKGLVKSELGEATKTRGGKRKRFYQLTIPGKAALVHAKSMRDQLWDSIPSLVWEKV from the coding sequence ATGAAAGGGACAAACCTAGGAGAATTTGAAGAACTGGTACTGCTTACTGTTGTTGCCTTGATGGAGGATGCCTATAGTGTAGCAATATGTGATGAGCTGTCCAATCTCACAGGCCGCTCAATTAAACTGGGTGTAGTGCATGCGGTACTTAATCGTCTTGAAGAGAAAGGACTTGTGAAAAGCGAATTAGGTGAGGCAACAAAGACTCGTGGTGGCAAACGCAAAAGATTCTATCAATTGACCATACCAGGAAAGGCAGCATTAGTACATGCCAAGTCAATGCGTGATCAGTTATGGGACAGCATACCATCACTTGTTTGGGAAAAAGTATAA